The Diaphorobacter ruginosibacter genome contains a region encoding:
- a CDS encoding LysR family transcriptional regulator has translation MNLGGKHDYPTLKQLELLLALVQSDGISSAGARLGLSPSATSHALRALESALGAQLIERSAPGAPLTYAGERILPLAKEVFASMQLMKSIARSDADLKTGQLYIGSFGASGTLRALPPILKSFRQKHPGVDVHIIEKPEEQTSLDLMEHRIELAVVPLPKLELETQTLAMDELVAVLPDGHPLALQDVVELSALMEYPFLLTRAGSKPLIYRLLLKHDLKPRIAHELHQITSILQYVADGHGVSILARLALPDAIPGVVYKPLTPTTQRYIALACQNSNRLSPVARAFWNEAERSN, from the coding sequence CGAGTTGCTGCTCGCTCTAGTGCAGTCGGATGGCATCTCCAGCGCCGGTGCAAGGCTTGGCCTGTCGCCATCGGCCACCAGCCACGCCCTGCGCGCGCTGGAGTCGGCACTCGGTGCCCAGCTCATCGAGCGTAGCGCACCCGGTGCACCGCTCACCTACGCGGGCGAGCGCATTCTTCCGCTGGCCAAGGAGGTCTTCGCGTCGATGCAGCTGATGAAGTCGATCGCGCGCTCGGATGCAGACCTCAAGACCGGGCAGCTCTACATCGGCTCATTCGGTGCCAGCGGCACACTCAGGGCACTTCCACCGATTCTCAAGTCCTTTCGCCAGAAGCACCCCGGCGTCGATGTGCACATCATCGAAAAGCCCGAGGAGCAGACCAGTCTCGATCTGATGGAGCACCGCATCGAGCTGGCGGTCGTCCCCCTGCCAAAACTCGAACTCGAGACACAGACGCTCGCCATGGACGAGCTTGTCGCCGTGTTGCCCGACGGGCACCCGCTCGCGCTGCAGGACGTGGTGGAGCTAAGCGCGCTGATGGAGTATCCGTTCCTTCTCACGCGCGCAGGCTCGAAGCCGCTGATCTACCGGCTGCTGCTCAAGCATGATCTCAAGCCGCGCATCGCGCACGAGCTGCACCAGATCACGTCGATTCTGCAGTACGTCGCGGATGGTCATGGCGTATCGATACTGGCCCGGCTTGCGCTGCCCGATGCCATTCCCGGCGTCGTCTACAAGCCGCTCACCCCCACCACCCAACGCTATATCGCGCTGGCATGCCAGAACTCCAACCGGCTCTCGCCAGTGGCCCGCGCGTTCTGGAACGAAGCCGAGCGAAGCAACTAA
- a CDS encoding Bug family tripartite tricarboxylate transporter substrate binding protein, with translation MKRNLLSAAVIAASILSVGTHVAAQDFPKKGKAINLIVPFAPGGASDILARLVGQKLNEQWETPVIVQNKPGGDMVIALQSVARSEKDGYTIGLTTSSFALNKVVKKDFPLDPVADFAFIGTIGQSPYLLAVGSDSKITNFKELEAASRVKNSNFSYASCCFGTYFSAEMIKNATRLDGVHVPYKGSSPALNAILSKEVEYIIDTTTATKPFIASGKLRPLMVTGRKRSASFPNVPNMTEAGVPGDFEVGVWYGFAFPAGTPEDIVKKTNLALNKILAMPDVKAKIESFDIEVMPSTPEQMTARVNSDLQSYLSAVKLAKLDFGS, from the coding sequence GTGAAGCGTAATCTTCTGTCAGCGGCCGTGATTGCGGCCAGCATTCTCTCCGTCGGCACCCATGTCGCCGCACAGGACTTTCCCAAGAAGGGCAAGGCGATCAACCTGATCGTACCGTTCGCACCGGGCGGCGCTTCAGACATCCTGGCGCGCCTGGTCGGGCAAAAGCTCAACGAGCAATGGGAGACGCCCGTCATCGTGCAGAACAAGCCCGGGGGCGACATGGTGATTGCATTGCAATCGGTCGCGCGTTCGGAAAAGGACGGCTACACCATCGGCCTCACTACCAGCAGCTTCGCGCTCAACAAGGTGGTCAAGAAAGATTTTCCGCTCGATCCCGTCGCAGATTTCGCATTCATCGGCACCATCGGCCAGTCCCCTTATCTGCTCGCCGTGGGCTCGGACTCGAAGATCACCAACTTCAAGGAACTTGAAGCCGCATCGCGGGTTAAGAACAGCAACTTCAGCTACGCCTCCTGCTGCTTCGGAACCTACTTCTCCGCAGAGATGATCAAGAATGCAACCAGGCTCGATGGCGTGCATGTGCCCTACAAGGGCAGTTCACCCGCACTCAATGCGATCCTGTCCAAGGAAGTGGAATACATCATCGACACCACGACAGCGACGAAGCCTTTCATTGCATCCGGCAAGCTGCGCCCGCTGATGGTGACGGGCCGCAAGCGCTCCGCGTCGTTTCCCAACGTGCCGAACATGACGGAGGCGGGCGTGCCTGGCGACTTCGAAGTGGGTGTCTGGTATGGCTTCGCCTTCCCTGCAGGCACCCCGGAAGACATCGTCAAGAAGACCAATCTGGCCCTGAACAAGATTCTCGCCATGCCCGATGTGAAGGCCAAGATCGAGAGCTTCGACATCGAAGTCATGCCGTCCACGCCCGAGCAGATGACGGCGCGCGTGAACAGCGATCTGCAGTCCTACCTGTCGGCGGTGAAACTCGCCAAGCTGGACTTCGGCAGCTGA
- a CDS encoding glutathione S-transferase family protein: protein MRAPVSIPRLALPPSLHRSQMLDLYTWGTPNGHKVHIMLEECDAAYRLHPADINDKERFAAMLAPLGVNRKIPLLIDGDALDGKPVTIFESGAILIHLAEKYRRFLPQDILERSAAMQWLMFQMSAVGPMMGQLSHFRGRSRSAPSSEPSDAYALERFGGEVRRIHSVMEQHLRSNAYFAGAQYSIADMAIFPWLRLSEKMGIDAAAYPRLNEWRGHIALRPAVQRALALPELTQAHRT from the coding sequence GTGCGCGCCCCGGTCTCCATCCCTCGCCTCGCCCTCCCTCCCTCTCTTCACCGATCTCAGATGCTGGATTTATATACCTGGGGCACTCCCAACGGGCACAAGGTGCATATCATGCTGGAGGAATGCGATGCGGCCTACCGCCTCCATCCTGCCGACATCAACGACAAGGAGCGCTTCGCCGCCATGCTGGCGCCGCTCGGCGTCAACCGCAAGATACCGCTGCTGATCGATGGCGATGCCCTGGATGGCAAGCCGGTCACGATCTTCGAGTCCGGCGCCATCCTCATTCATCTGGCCGAAAAATACCGCCGGTTCCTGCCGCAGGACATCCTCGAGCGCTCGGCCGCCATGCAGTGGCTGATGTTCCAGATGAGTGCCGTAGGCCCCATGATGGGACAGCTCAGCCATTTTCGGGGACGTTCCCGTTCAGCCCCTTCTTCGGAGCCATCGGATGCGTATGCGCTCGAACGTTTCGGGGGCGAGGTGCGGCGCATCCACTCCGTGATGGAACAGCATCTGCGGAGCAACGCCTACTTCGCAGGCGCGCAATACTCCATCGCGGACATGGCAATCTTTCCCTGGCTACGATTGTCGGAAAAGATGGGCATTGATGCCGCCGCATACCCTCGTCTGAACGAGTGGCGCGGGCACATTGCCTTGCGCCCCGCCGTGCAACGCGCATTGGCCCTTCCCGAACTGACTCAGGCTCACAGGACATGA
- a CDS encoding FAD-dependent oxidoreductase, translated as MTTANTFDLIVIGAGSGGIAASRRAASHGAKVLLIEGTRVGGTCVLRGCIPKKLMMYASEMSGVFSEASAFGWTEVSTQFDIARWTQAKDHELNRLEGVYRQMLSNSGVQTLLAHARITGKHTVEADGQTYRAERILIATGGAPSTDGIPGLEQAWTSDDVLQLNALPKSLLVIGAGYIAVEFASILARLGVHVSMGYRADLPLRGFDEDLRAQAAQALESLGVKLHAGMRAKALSKDSDGFSLRLEDGGVLRADAVLNATGRKPNTWGLGLESVDIRTDASGAIPVDADSRTTAPGIWAIGDVTNRINLTPVAIAEGRAFADTEFSGRHIQASHANVASAVFCSPRSPPSGSRKRRPWSAGRRTSM; from the coding sequence ATGACAACTGCCAACACATTCGATCTCATCGTCATCGGCGCAGGCTCGGGAGGCATCGCTGCCTCCCGGCGTGCGGCCAGCCACGGAGCCAAGGTGCTGTTGATCGAGGGCACCCGCGTAGGCGGAACCTGCGTGCTGCGCGGCTGCATTCCCAAGAAGCTCATGATGTATGCATCGGAGATGAGCGGTGTCTTCAGTGAAGCCAGCGCCTTTGGCTGGACCGAGGTTTCCACGCAATTCGACATCGCCCGCTGGACTCAGGCCAAGGACCATGAACTGAACCGGCTCGAGGGCGTGTATCGCCAGATGCTGTCGAACTCCGGCGTGCAGACGCTGCTCGCTCATGCACGCATCACTGGCAAGCACACGGTGGAGGCGGATGGGCAGACCTACCGTGCCGAACGCATTCTGATCGCCACCGGCGGTGCGCCGTCGACCGATGGCATTCCAGGGCTGGAACAGGCCTGGACGTCCGATGACGTTCTGCAACTGAATGCCTTGCCGAAGTCGCTTCTGGTGATTGGCGCGGGATACATTGCCGTCGAGTTCGCGTCGATTCTCGCCAGGCTGGGCGTGCACGTGTCGATGGGCTATCGCGCCGACCTGCCACTGCGCGGCTTCGATGAGGATCTGCGCGCACAGGCGGCGCAGGCGCTCGAGTCGCTGGGCGTGAAGCTGCACGCAGGCATGCGGGCGAAAGCCCTGTCGAAAGACTCCGACGGCTTCTCGCTCCGTCTCGAAGATGGCGGGGTCTTGCGGGCCGATGCGGTGCTCAACGCAACGGGTCGCAAACCCAACACCTGGGGCCTGGGCCTCGAGAGTGTGGACATCCGGACCGATGCGTCAGGGGCCATTCCCGTGGATGCCGACAGCCGCACCACAGCGCCCGGCATCTGGGCCATCGGAGACGTCACCAATCGCATCAACCTCACCCCGGTTGCCATTGCGGAGGGCCGGGCCTTTGCCGACACCGAATTCAGCGGCCGGCACATCCAGGCCAGCCACGCCAACGTCGCCAGCGCCGTCTTCTGCTCCCCCCGATCGCCACCATCGGGCTCACGGAAACGCAGGCCATGGAGCGCGGGCCGACGGACGTCTATGTGA
- a CDS encoding LysR family transcriptional regulator translates to MLIRSLRSFLALHRHGTIVAAAEKVHLSQAAVSIQLKNMEDELGIALFVRTRRSLEFTSAGRQLVSLAEKMVSIYEEMKAIKGGGPIGGFLSLGVINSALGGVLPQLLKEMTLKNPGLEVKIMAGISGELVSQVNRGTLDMAIVTEPPQRFPTNLSVHYLYSEPFALLTPAEVPYQDLVRAFKSSTPYIAFERSTWAGQLIDEFLMKRGVMTKPSMELNSLDAIAALVSQGLGISIVPLIRGAAWHASPNLHVVRLPNFERPVSLITRASHEHDALTALVLSSFSTVDWNN, encoded by the coding sequence ATGCTGATCCGATCGCTGCGTTCCTTCCTGGCGCTGCACCGCCATGGAACCATCGTTGCTGCTGCCGAGAAAGTGCATCTTTCCCAGGCGGCCGTCAGCATTCAGCTCAAGAACATGGAGGACGAACTGGGCATCGCGCTGTTCGTTCGCACCAGGCGGTCGCTGGAGTTCACATCGGCAGGGCGGCAGCTGGTTTCGCTGGCCGAGAAGATGGTCTCGATCTACGAGGAGATGAAGGCGATCAAGGGCGGCGGGCCCATCGGAGGCTTTCTGTCTCTTGGCGTGATCAACAGCGCGCTGGGCGGCGTGCTGCCGCAGTTGCTCAAGGAGATGACGCTCAAGAACCCGGGGCTGGAGGTGAAAATCATGGCCGGCATTTCGGGTGAGCTGGTGTCGCAGGTGAACCGCGGCACGCTCGACATGGCCATCGTGACCGAGCCGCCGCAACGCTTTCCCACCAACCTCAGCGTCCACTATCTCTACAGCGAACCCTTCGCGCTGCTCACTCCTGCCGAGGTTCCCTACCAGGATCTGGTGCGCGCCTTCAAGTCGTCCACGCCGTACATCGCTTTCGAGCGCAGCACCTGGGCAGGGCAGCTGATCGACGAGTTCTTGATGAAGCGCGGCGTGATGACCAAGCCGTCGATGGAGCTCAACTCGCTGGACGCCATTGCGGCGCTGGTCAGCCAGGGGCTGGGCATTTCCATCGTGCCGTTGATCCGGGGCGCTGCCTGGCATGCCAGCCCCAACCTGCATGTGGTGCGCCTGCCCAACTTTGAGCGACCGGTATCGTTGATCACGCGGGCATCCCACGAGCACGATGCGCTCACTGCGCTGGTGCTGTCGTCGTTCAGTACCGTGGACTGGAACAACTGA
- a CDS encoding CaiB/BaiF CoA transferase family protein has translation MQNEKMKAGALAGIRVIDASRVLGGPFCGQILGDHGADVIKVEPPMGDETRAWGPPFVGDAASYFIGVNRNKRDVPIDVTQPLGQELLLRLLEDADVLIENFKIGTLEKWGLGGDELRKRFPRLVHCRISGFGADGPYGGQPGYDAAVQAMTGLMSVNGEPQGEPLRMGVPIIDMVTGMNGVIGILLALQERNRSGEGQFVEATLYDSGVSMLHPHLPNFYLNAKVPQRSGNRHPNICPYDAFATSTVPLFLAVGNNRQFVTLCQVLGKPELGTDERFLTNASRNMHRDALRDELVALLSRRDGQQVSQELVSAGVPCGPVRTIDQVVADPHTHHRGMIVDIDDYRGTGAPVKLSRTPATYRIRPPAFAQHTDEVLKERGIDPAAYASVLPRKPAV, from the coding sequence ATGCAGAATGAAAAGATGAAGGCCGGCGCATTGGCGGGCATTCGCGTGATCGACGCGAGCCGCGTGCTGGGGGGGCCGTTCTGCGGCCAGATCCTGGGCGATCATGGCGCGGATGTGATCAAGGTGGAGCCCCCGATGGGCGACGAGACCCGCGCCTGGGGCCCTCCGTTCGTGGGGGATGCCGCGAGCTACTTCATCGGTGTGAACCGCAACAAGCGCGATGTGCCCATCGATGTGACGCAGCCGCTCGGGCAGGAGTTGTTGCTGCGCCTGCTGGAAGATGCGGATGTGCTCATCGAGAACTTCAAGATCGGCACGCTCGAAAAATGGGGGCTCGGTGGCGATGAGCTCCGCAAGCGCTTTCCGCGGCTGGTGCATTGCCGCATCTCCGGCTTCGGCGCCGATGGTCCCTACGGTGGGCAGCCTGGCTACGATGCCGCGGTGCAAGCGATGACGGGCCTGATGAGCGTGAACGGCGAACCGCAGGGAGAACCTCTGCGCATGGGCGTTCCGATCATCGACATGGTGACCGGCATGAACGGCGTGATCGGCATCCTGCTGGCGCTGCAGGAGCGCAATCGCAGTGGCGAAGGGCAGTTCGTCGAGGCGACGCTCTACGACTCCGGCGTGTCCATGCTGCATCCGCACTTGCCCAATTTCTATCTCAACGCCAAGGTGCCGCAGCGCTCGGGCAACCGTCATCCGAACATCTGTCCCTATGACGCGTTCGCGACCAGCACTGTTCCCCTGTTCCTGGCCGTGGGCAACAACCGCCAGTTCGTGACGCTGTGCCAGGTGCTTGGAAAGCCTGAGCTGGGGACCGACGAACGCTTCCTGACCAACGCCTCGCGCAACATGCATCGCGATGCGCTGCGCGACGAACTGGTGGCGCTGCTGTCAAGGCGCGATGGACAGCAGGTGTCCCAGGAACTGGTGTCCGCCGGCGTGCCCTGCGGGCCGGTGCGCACCATCGACCAGGTGGTGGCTGATCCGCACACACATCATCGCGGCATGATCGTCGACATCGACGACTACCGTGGTACGGGTGCTCCGGTGAAGCTCTCGCGCACGCCGGCCACCTACCGCATTCGTCCGCCCGCATTCGCGCAGCATACCGATGAGGTGCTCAAGGAGCGGGGCATCGATCCGGCGGCCTACGCCAGCGTGCTGCCGCGCAAGCCTGCCGTGTGA
- a CDS encoding CoA transferase — protein sequence MNEVTLRERLIVTIASLLDGARHVAVGASSPIPAAAAMLLRAQKEAANEPAVRLSILGSVKHNLFTNGSAELFDCAGQGRIDAFFLGGGQIDGQGNINLVGTGEYPETKVRWPGSFGSAYLYFTIPKVILFREEHSPRVFVDKVDFISAPGTSEPGVYRKGGPYALLTGMALFMFDPSKARFRLVHMHPGHTLDEIKSATGFAFDVDPQLSVTPPPDTATLALLRGRVLDELRETYPDFAHQLTKEIAAHAE from the coding sequence ATGAACGAAGTGACTTTGCGTGAACGCCTGATCGTCACGATCGCCTCGCTGCTCGATGGCGCGCGCCATGTGGCGGTGGGGGCCTCCTCCCCGATCCCCGCTGCCGCCGCCATGTTGCTGCGTGCGCAGAAGGAAGCAGCCAACGAGCCGGCCGTGCGGCTGTCGATTCTGGGGTCGGTCAAGCACAACCTGTTCACCAACGGTTCGGCGGAGCTGTTCGATTGCGCCGGGCAGGGGCGCATCGACGCCTTCTTTCTCGGCGGTGGCCAGATCGATGGACAGGGCAACATCAACCTGGTCGGCACAGGCGAATATCCCGAGACCAAGGTACGCTGGCCCGGCTCCTTCGGCTCCGCCTATCTGTACTTCACCATTCCAAAGGTGATCCTGTTTCGCGAAGAGCACTCACCGCGCGTGTTTGTCGACAAGGTGGATTTCATCAGCGCACCTGGCACCAGTGAACCGGGTGTATATCGCAAGGGAGGGCCCTATGCCCTGCTGACCGGCATGGCGCTGTTCATGTTCGACCCGTCCAAGGCACGCTTTCGCCTGGTGCACATGCATCCGGGACATACGCTGGACGAGATCAAGTCCGCGACCGGCTTTGCGTTCGATGTGGACCCGCAACTGAGTGTGACTCCACCGCCCGATACCGCCACGCTGGCACTGCTGCGGGGCCGTGTACTCGATGAACTTCGCGAGACCTATCCGGACTTCGCACACCAACTGACCAAGGAGATAGCTGCACATGCAGAATGA
- a CDS encoding CoA transferase subunit A, producing MPQTMALMKVGDIAEQISDGCRLAMPVDYAGVPMAIVPALLQRAPRDLDLVGVPTAGLSFDILIGSGLVRSLETSAVSLGEAGGAPCFMRAIANRSILMKDSTCPAIHAGLMAAQKGSPFTTLRGLIGTDVLRHRQDWRVMQNLFSEEPDPVVAIPALHPDVSVFHAPMADREGNVWIGRRRELAAMAYASRRNFVTVERIVEHRLLDDETTAAGVLPAIYVDGIAVAEKGAWPYGLWGEYAPDTAQLQRYAQMARTEEGFQQWIAEVYA from the coding sequence ATGCCACAGACCATGGCATTGATGAAGGTCGGCGACATCGCTGAGCAGATCAGCGACGGTTGCCGGCTTGCCATGCCCGTCGATTACGCGGGCGTGCCCATGGCCATTGTTCCCGCGCTGCTGCAACGTGCACCGCGCGATCTGGATCTGGTGGGCGTTCCCACGGCCGGGCTGTCGTTCGACATCCTGATCGGCTCGGGGCTGGTGCGCAGCCTGGAGACCAGCGCGGTCAGCCTGGGAGAGGCGGGCGGCGCGCCCTGCTTCATGCGCGCGATCGCCAATCGGTCGATCCTCATGAAGGACAGTACCTGCCCTGCGATCCACGCAGGCCTGATGGCGGCGCAGAAGGGCTCGCCATTCACCACCTTGCGCGGACTGATCGGCACCGATGTGCTGCGGCATCGCCAGGATTGGCGGGTCATGCAGAACCTGTTTTCGGAGGAGCCCGATCCCGTGGTCGCGATTCCGGCGCTGCACCCCGACGTGTCGGTGTTCCATGCACCGATGGCCGATCGGGAAGGCAATGTCTGGATTGGCCGCAGGCGTGAGCTGGCGGCCATGGCCTATGCCAGCCGCAGGAACTTCGTGACCGTGGAGCGCATCGTGGAGCATCGGCTGCTGGACGACGAGACGACTGCGGCTGGCGTGCTCCCCGCCATCTACGTCGATGGCATTGCCGTGGCGGAGAAGGGGGCGTGGCCGTACGGACTGTGGGGCGAGTACGCACCGGACACTGCCCAGTTGCAACGCTATGCCCAGATGGCCAGGACGGAAGAGGGCTTTCAGCAATGGATTGCAGAGGTGTATGCATGA
- a CDS encoding acetolactate synthase large subunit, whose protein sequence is MNGAKSLVQTLLAAGIDTCFANPGTSEMHFVAALDQVPGMKCVLGLQENVVTGMADGYYRMARKPACTLLHCAPGLANGMGNLHNARRARSGIVNIVGDQAIYHRPFDAPLTGDTAGMAQTVSAWVRTSNSAEELGRDAVEAVRAASTYPGQIATLILPADVSWQEGGQVGTPMAAARPSPLDPGAVDRAAKILRDRDDVLLLMAGPAVLAEGQKLAWRIAQATGAKVMASYVTSHLARGQGRMPLERVPYSMEAAIQALKPFGHIILVNAAPPVGFFGYPDMPSVQHRSDAVFHTLSRPDQDPVEALAALAHTLGAPEACIPNPGPRPEAVRGTPSPEGLAQTLAALMPENSIISDESISYGRGFYKFTHAAPAHDWLHLAGGAIGDGMPVATGAALGAGKQRRVINLQADGSAMYSLQSLWTQAREQLPVTTIILNNSKYNILIGEYANVGATPGDTAMSMLDLGNPSLDWVRLANGMGVEAARATTLDTCADLMASSFGRPAPFLIELMI, encoded by the coding sequence ATGAACGGAGCCAAGAGTCTGGTTCAGACATTGCTCGCCGCAGGCATCGACACCTGTTTCGCCAATCCCGGAACCAGCGAGATGCATTTCGTCGCGGCGCTGGACCAGGTGCCCGGCATGAAGTGCGTGCTGGGCCTGCAGGAGAACGTGGTCACAGGCATGGCCGATGGCTACTACCGGATGGCGCGCAAGCCTGCCTGCACCCTGCTCCACTGTGCGCCGGGCCTGGCCAACGGCATGGGCAACCTGCACAACGCACGCCGGGCGCGCAGCGGCATTGTCAACATCGTGGGTGATCAGGCGATCTACCACCGCCCCTTTGATGCCCCGCTGACGGGAGACACGGCGGGCATGGCCCAGACGGTGTCGGCCTGGGTGCGCACCAGCAACAGTGCGGAAGAACTCGGCCGCGATGCCGTCGAGGCAGTGCGCGCAGCCTCGACCTATCCGGGCCAGATCGCCACGTTGATCCTGCCGGCCGACGTGTCCTGGCAGGAGGGAGGACAAGTCGGCACGCCGATGGCTGCGGCCCGGCCTTCGCCGCTGGACCCGGGCGCGGTGGACCGCGCGGCGAAGATCCTGCGCGACAGGGACGATGTCCTGCTGCTGATGGCAGGTCCGGCCGTGCTGGCTGAGGGCCAGAAACTCGCATGGCGCATTGCCCAGGCCACAGGTGCCAAGGTGATGGCGAGCTATGTGACATCACATCTGGCACGCGGTCAGGGCCGCATGCCACTGGAGCGCGTGCCCTATAGCATGGAAGCGGCCATTCAGGCACTCAAGCCATTTGGCCACATCATCCTGGTGAACGCCGCACCGCCCGTCGGCTTCTTCGGCTATCCCGACATGCCTTCCGTGCAGCATCGCAGCGATGCGGTGTTCCACACGCTCTCGCGCCCCGATCAGGACCCTGTCGAAGCATTGGCAGCACTGGCACACACGCTGGGAGCACCAGAGGCTTGCATCCCGAACCCCGGACCGCGCCCCGAGGCCGTGCGCGGCACGCCCTCTCCGGAAGGCCTGGCACAGACGCTCGCCGCCCTGATGCCCGAGAACTCCATCATTTCCGACGAGAGCATCTCCTACGGGCGAGGCTTCTACAAGTTCACACATGCCGCGCCGGCTCACGACTGGCTGCATCTTGCCGGCGGTGCGATTGGCGACGGCATGCCCGTGGCGACCGGTGCAGCACTGGGTGCGGGCAAGCAGCGCCGCGTGATCAACCTGCAGGCGGATGGATCGGCCATGTACTCGCTGCAATCCCTGTGGACACAGGCGCGCGAGCAATTGCCTGTGACAACCATCATCCTCAACAACAGCAAGTACAACATCCTCATTGGCGAATACGCCAACGTCGGCGCAACTCCCGGAGATACAGCAATGAGCATGCTGGACCTGGGTAACCCCTCGCTGGACTGGGTCCGACTGGCAAACGGCATGGGGGTCGAAGCAGCACGCGCCACCACGCTCGATACCTGCGCCGATCTTATGGCAAGCAGCTTCGGAAGACCGGCACCGTTCCTCATTGAATTGATGATCTGA
- a CDS encoding VOC family protein — MTQGINVVGLYVRDQDEALAFYVEKLGFRVHTDVRNGNYRWLTVQHPEQPSFQLGLFKPGPPIHDAATTQTLSEVVAKGAMPPLVLVVDDCRAAYERLSAYGVEFIQEPVDRYGAVDAGFRDPSGNGWKMIEAKPKSESQESK, encoded by the coding sequence ATGACTCAAGGTATAAATGTGGTCGGTTTGTACGTTCGGGACCAAGACGAGGCGCTTGCGTTCTACGTCGAGAAACTGGGTTTTCGTGTTCACACAGACGTTCGCAATGGCAACTATCGCTGGCTGACGGTCCAGCACCCGGAACAACCCTCATTCCAACTCGGCTTGTTCAAGCCGGGGCCACCCATACATGACGCGGCGACCACACAGACCCTGAGTGAGGTCGTCGCCAAGGGCGCCATGCCGCCGCTGGTACTCGTGGTCGATGACTGCCGCGCCGCCTACGAACGGCTGAGCGCGTATGGCGTCGAGTTCATACAGGAGCCCGTAGATCGTTACGGCGCCGTGGACGCAGGCTTTCGTGATCCGTCCGGCAACGGATGGAAGATGATCGAAGCTAAGCCAAAGTCTGAGTCGCAAGAGTCGAAATGA
- a CDS encoding helix-turn-helix transcriptional regulator: MTQSPELLRRLLRAKDRMDGASHEEWPVHRLAQVSAVSEAHFARSFKDAFGVPPHRYLLTRRIERAIALLCDSDLSITEVAFQTGWKSLGTFGRIFHDITGETPGNLRARERSVLHGREPVPECVVRAAHRPDLKIAVSEKRREKRVERIEPQSTEAI; encoded by the coding sequence ATGACTCAGAGTCCCGAACTATTGCGACGGTTGCTGCGAGCGAAAGATCGGATGGATGGCGCGTCCCATGAGGAATGGCCTGTTCATCGTTTGGCGCAAGTGAGTGCCGTTTCGGAGGCACACTTCGCGCGCTCGTTCAAAGACGCTTTCGGCGTCCCTCCGCACCGTTACCTACTCACACGCCGTATTGAGCGAGCCATTGCGCTGCTCTGTGACTCCGATCTATCCATTACGGAGGTTGCATTCCAGACTGGCTGGAAGAGCCTTGGCACCTTTGGGCGCATCTTTCACGACATCACTGGCGAAACCCCCGGAAATCTCCGAGCACGCGAGCGATCTGTACTGCACGGGCGAGAGCCTGTACCTGAGTGCGTGGTGCGCGCCGCCCACCGTCCAGACCTCAAGATCGCAGTTTCGGAGAAGCGACGGGAGAAGCGAGTTGAGAGAATCGAGCCTCAATCAACGGAGGCTATATGA
- a CDS encoding carboxymuconolactone decarboxylase family protein codes for MTMTANSPRLDYMHISPDLFKKYAAFGMAGKLDATLALLVDIRASQLNGCAFCLDMHVKQAKLHGERELRLHHLAIWPESHLFTPKERMALAWTEALTKIEREGVSDELYAAASEHFNETELSELTFRVVAINGWNRLNVAFRNPPGSKDQMFGLEKAGLN; via the coding sequence ATGACCATGACTGCAAATTCACCGCGCCTTGACTACATGCACATCTCGCCCGACCTGTTCAAGAAGTATGCTGCTTTCGGCATGGCCGGCAAGCTGGATGCGACCCTCGCCCTGCTCGTCGATATTCGTGCTTCGCAACTGAACGGTTGCGCCTTCTGCCTCGACATGCACGTCAAGCAGGCCAAACTTCATGGCGAACGTGAACTGCGCCTGCACCACCTTGCGATCTGGCCTGAGTCCCATCTGTTCACGCCGAAGGAGCGCATGGCCCTGGCCTGGACCGAAGCCCTGACGAAGATCGAACGCGAAGGTGTCTCGGATGAACTCTATGCCGCCGCTAGCGAGCACTTCAATGAAACCGAACTCTCCGAACTCACCTTCCGCGTTGTTGCCATCAACGGCTGGAACCGCCTCAATGTTGCTTTCCGCAACCCGCCGGGCTCGAAGGATCAGATGTTCGGATTGGAGAAGGCTGGGTTGAATTGA